Part of the Cupriavidus basilensis genome is shown below.
CGCCCAACGGGCCAGTTGCTGATCGGCTCGTCGCGCCAGTTTGACAGCCTCGATGCCGCGGTGGACACCCAGGTGATGGCCCGCATGCTCCGGCGCGCCACCGCCTACCTGCCCGCCCTCGCCGACATGAACGCGATCCGCTGCTGGACCGGCTTTCGCGCCGCCACGCCCGACGGGCTGCCCATCGTCGGCGCCCACCCCGGACAGCCGGGCCTGTGGCTGGCGGTGGGCCACGAGGGCCTGGGCGTGACCACCGCGCCCGCCAGCGCGCGCCTGCTGGCGGCGCTGCTGCTGGGCCACCGGGCCCCGGTCGATCCGGCGCCTTTTTCCTTCAGCCGCTTCGCCGCAGCCACGCAGACCGCTCCTGGCCCCGGCAGGGAGAACAAGCATGAAACGCAACCGAGCCGGTAACCCGACTGTGAACGTCCTCCTGGATGGCAGTGCGCTGCGGGTGCCGGCGGGTATCTCCGTGGCGGCGGCCGTGGCCTATAGCGACCGGCCATTCACCCGCCGCGCCTGCGGCGGCGGGCCGCGCGCGCCGTTTTGCGGCATGGGCATTTGCCAGGAATGCCGCATGACCATCGACGCCCGGCGCCGGCTGGCGTGCCAGATCACGTGCCGGGAGGGCATGGTGCTGGAGCGCACGCCATGAGCCCGCAGCAATCCGGCATCGGCCAGGCACCGGCCTCTTGCCAGCGCCGC
Proteins encoded:
- a CDS encoding 2Fe-2S iron-sulfur cluster-binding protein, producing MKRNRAGNPTVNVLLDGSALRVPAGISVAAAVAYSDRPFTRRACGGGPRAPFCGMGICQECRMTIDARRRLACQITCREGMVLERTP